The genomic stretch GGGGGAGGTAGGGCTAAGCGGAGCGAAAAGGGTTTTCCATGAGATGGGAAATGAAAACTATTAGCCCCCCACAAGGTTTGTGAATAAGTAATTGTCTGATAATTAGCAAGGAATATACGTCTTTCTACTAAACAGGATGTATTGAATTCATAAATCATTAGATACTTTTTTTGAATGTCGACTAAGTATCGTAAGTAAATTGCTCCCGGTTGTTCACTTATTTGATAACCAGAGTTATTCTTTGATAAAAGATCACTATGAGTAAGACTCAATAGAATTTGATCAATCCTTTTTTCTGTTGTTAAGGTAGAAAACTGAACCAAGAATTCTTTTTCTTTATCATCAATCGAATCAGTGTTCGAGACCCAGGATTCTATTTGATCATCAATCCAATCACCATTCACGTTTTTTATTTTTCTTATCAAGGAATAGATTGCTTTACTTGGATGACTTAGATGTCTCGTATTTCTCGAAAAAGCGATTCGATTGATGGGATTTGGTATAATACTTATGAGATCGATGAGATTCCAATATTGATTCTTAGAACGTATGGATTTGACCCCATAAGCGGGACCACCACCCCATAGCATGTTGCTACCAAAAGCAAAACTCCGTATTTCTTCTAGAGAATCTCCTAATTGTTCCAGAGCAACTAGAAAGAGATTCTTTAACCAGAAAGAATTCAGTTCAGATGTAGGATACCTATCCAGAAGTTTTCGCAACTCAATCATGTATGATGGAATCATCAAAGATTTTACCTTTTCGAACTCTGTCTGTAACTCACTATAGACTCGAGAAACAAAGAGAAGATGTGTACGAACGAGATATCCAGCAACAAGGAGAAGGAAAAGGATTGAATAGAAGAACTCCTGAACATTTAGCGATCTCAGATGTGTCGATATCAATAGTAACTCATTATTTCGATGAGTCATTTCTTCGGACAGAAGAAGATTATGGAAACAATTACCCGGAATCTCACTTATCAGATTCCATTGTGGAAGACACAATGGAATCTGACGAATTCGCCATAATATATCTGACCCATGCATAATATCATGAAAAATGGATACAAATTTTTGGCTGCTACTTAGTATCGGCAATAGGTCTGAAAAAATATCTAAAAATATGAAATTTAGATATTTGTACCCCGTCGAGGTAAGGAACCATGGTATATATGTTTGGAATAGATTCCATTTTGAGAGAGTTGAAAAAACACTATCTTGTTGAAAGGTTCTATACATCTGACCTTTCTCAAGGCATTTTTGTAGACAAGAACTCCGTTTTTTCCTTTTTTCGGATGGGAAATATTTCTCAGAACATGGAGTGTGAATCCAACCCATGTTTGAATTGAAATTGAGATACTGATACAAGTTCTTCCCTTCTGAATCAGGTATATTCATATCTGAAAGAGGTTGACAATAAGTTTTTTCAAAATGGACTATTTGTCCCTCTGTTAGAGGTGTTCCAGAAATGTCTGCGATCGAGTAAATAGCTCCACGAACGAATGGATCGTATCGAATTGGAAAATGGAAAGATTTGTAGAAGTTATACCCTTCGTCGCCACTTTGCGGAAAATCGTTAGGTATCAATATGTTAGATACCTGTAACTCGATTGGTGAAATAGTATCTCTCTTCAAAAAAGCATGTTTTTTTTGACCATCGCAAAAAGAAAAGATTTTTTTGCGAATGAACAAGATTTTGAGGAATTGTCCATACGTAAAATCAGAATTATTGATACGGGCCTTTTCCACATAAAAAGGGAATCTTTTGTTACAATAGAAGCAGAAGTTATATTGATTATTCAAGAATCGAAGTCGATTTGCTTTATAAAAATAGTATATCAATGAACTTCTATGAAAAGGTTTCACGGGATTCAGCCAATTGTCTGGATCGTGGGATATCATTGAGAAATAGGAATCTGTGTTATCAAAAGATTTCCTGCGATTCTTTCTAGTATGGAATGAGTCAATCATCCACTTTGGTATCTTATTGAACAAAAATGGTGATATTGTTCCTCCATTGATCAAGAATTTCGATTTTTGGGAAGTATCTTGGTCATCCAATAAGAAGGGTTTCCTTTTTTTCAAATGAAAGATTTGAAGACCTATTGATTCTAATAACTGATTACAGAGTGGATCATTCGGACCTTTCAATTCATAGATGTGGATCTCGGACCTATGAATGGGGATACCCCCAAAACTCACAAAGAAAAAAGAAGGAAGTGAGTTAGACAAAAAGAGAAGAAACTTGGGCAAAAAAAGAAGTAACTTGGACAAAAATAAACAAAGTGACTTAGACAAATCTTTTTTGTCGATAACCTCAGACCAATCAATCGAATATTGATTAATATGTAATCGATCGAACACTACTTGAAAACGGCTATTCTGCTCAGAAATGAAATAGTCCAAATGTTCCTGGAAATTCTTGCTCCCATTGGACCATTTGTATCTATATACATTAGGATCCCAATTCATAGATCTCTCCGTTCGAGAAATCAAAATAAGAGGATCGAACCATTTCTTCTGACTCTTTTTCAAATTTGATAAATGTTGGTTGATCGTGTATTTCATTCTAGTTCGATGATTCAGAGTATCATTTCCTATTTGATACCTTTGAATTCCATATTCGAAGTTGCAATTGAATCGATTCAATACATTTCTTATGTAACCATGGGTGCTATATTGGATTTGAATCAGATTTCGGATCAATCTATATTGATTGACTGCCTCCATTATGTTGTTGCTAGCAAATACAACTATTTTAGGTTTTGGATCTTCCACATTATTTCCGCAAGAGGTCTGGACCCATTTTTTTATGATCCTTCGATAAAAAGATTCATTCTCTTCATAAAAAAGAGGAGGTAGAACCAATAAAGAGTGCTTTTTCGATTCATCCCTGGAGTTCAATAACTCATTCAAGAAATGTTTTTGATCCAATCCGGAGGAATCCATAGAAAAATAAAATTCCTTATGATACACCAGATCCGGCTCGGTTATTGATAGAGTGAATAGATCTGCCATTTCTTGAAATATATCTTCTGATTCAAAATCGTGGTGTAACGTGTATCTCCCCCTGTTCCGGTCATGGAATAGATGAAATAAACCCCAAAATGGATTTTTGTTCAAGAATGAAATCTTATTGGAACTGTCCAGTTCACCCTTTGGAACCATATCACATCCTCGATAGGATGAAATAGGATGAATTGAGACGGTATTTTGTAAGTACATAATTATCTTGAATAAATTCACTATTTCTTTCTTTTCCGATCGCCTGGAAAAAGCAAGATGTTTCTTTTGTTCTTTTTTCAACAATTTCTGATCTCTAGTAGACCTATCAGTAGGATTCGAACCCAGATGAAGTTCTGACCATCTGTCAGAGAAAAAAGAACGAGTGGCTCTTGCAGGATTCCCAAGAAATTCTTCGATTTCTTCCGGAAGCAGATGATTATTCATCTGCTTCTCACGTTCCATGAATAGTCGGCACATTGAGGAATATCCAGAAAGGATTTTAAGGAATCGCTCTGATTCTATCTCTGTTCGTTCCGTTTGAAGAAAGGAAGGATCCCAACAAAGAATCGATCTTTCTTTTAGTTGTTGAATCTCTCTTTGATTGATCAATGTGTGATATTTCGAATCCTCATTCCTAATGGAATCGAAAGAATCCTTGGATTGATCAGAAGATCCTTTCAATTGGCTAGAATCCGTTACTTGAATGAAACTAGATCTCGTGGAATCATATTGAAGATTTGATGATACATTCCGTACCTTGCTAAAAAACCGATCCTTGTTTCCCAACCACACATTGTCTAACCAAATCCAATTCTCTCGTGACATGTTCCTCAAAAAATCCGATTCGTGCGGACTCTTCCCCCAACTAACGAAGAGATCTTGACGGAATTGCCACATATGAAATTGAGCACAATTTTGCAAAGAAATAGCCCGCTTGTTTCTCAAGAAGAGATGCGAAACATGCTCAATATCATTTGATTGAATAATTGACCCAGTCCCTTGTTGTTTGAAGAAACCCTCCACTTCCTTTGGTATTTTTTCACGAAAAGCAAACATGAGATAATAAATCCAGTCTTTCACTAAGATTTCGAATAGCTGTCCCGAATTCAAGTTGATTATGTTTCGCCTCTTTCTCGGGGAAAGACAATCAAAAAATTCCCAATCATGGTCCTTACGGATCGGATCATCCATATAATATACAAAAAGGAACTCCAGATATTTGATATCTTTCGCTTTGAATGAGATCTCAATTCCAGCGATGGTTTCATTAGATATCTTACAACTAGAATCGCTCTTTTTTCCTATCCAGTTCCTCCACCACCGCGAACCCCAGTTAAATTCAGGCATGATATACTTTTTAGTTATTGGGAGAACCCGAGTACTCTCTTTCGGATCCAGGAAAGAACTCTCAGAGATCTTTTTTCCTTTTGGAAGATACAGGAGCGGAACAATCAACCTATTGATATTGGAAGACTCAGATGATTCTTCCAATGTATCATTTTTGGGTCCAATGGAATTCATAGGTATAGGAAGAAGCCTTGTCAAATAGGGATTTTTTCTTTCGACCATTTTTCGATTGTTAATACGATATATAAGGACCGCTACTACAAAGAGTACTACATACTTGATCGTGAAATATCGATTGCTTGTTGAACCCTGTGAATTGCGTGAAAGTAGGATACTCCAAATTCGGGAGTCCAAGAGTTTTATAAAACTCTCTTGATGGAAAAAAATATGAATGAAAAATCCCGCTGAATTTAATTGGGTCCATGAATCTAAGAAATAGCGAGAATTCTTGATTTCTCTCAATATCTCTCTCAATTCGAAAATCCAGGATTTGAATTGATGTCCTTTCATCGAATCCTCCTAATTGCATTGATTTATCCGAAAGATTTCACTTCAATTGGAATTTGGTTATTCACCATGTACGAGGATTCCCGCTAAGCATCCATGGCTGAATGGTTAAAGCGCCCAACTCATAATTGGCGAATTCGTAGGTTCAATTCCTACTGGATGCACGCCAATGGGACCCTCCCTCCAAAAAGTCTATCGGATTTTTGTTCAAGAATGAAATCTTATTGGAACTGTCCAGTTCACCCTTTGGAACCATATCACATCCTCGATAGGATGAAATAGGATGAATTGAGACGGTATTTTGTAAGTACATAATTATCTTGAATAAATTCACTATTTCTTTCTTTTCCGATCGCCTGGAAAAAGCAAGATGTTTCTTTTGTTCTTTTTTCAACAATTTCTGATCTCTAGTAGACCTATCAGTAGGATTCGAACCCAGATGAAGTTCTGACCATCTGTCAGAGAAAAAAGAACGAGTGGCTCTGTATCAATGGAATCTCATCATCCATACATAACGAATTGATGTGGTATATTCAAATCATAACATATGAACAGTCAAAACTAGTATTTTAATTGAGACTAGAACTCATAGGGAAGAAAATAGATTTATGAATGGAATAAAATATGCAGTATTTACAGACAAAAGTATTCGGTTATTGGGGAAAAATCAATATACTTTTAATGTCGAATCGGGATCAACTAGGACAGAAATAAAGCATTGGGTCGAACTCTTCTTTGATGTCAAAGTAATAGCTATGAATAGTCATCGACTCCCGGTAAAGGGTAGAAGAGTACGACCTATTATGGGACATACAATGCATTACAGACGTATGATCATTACGCTTCAACCGGGTTATTCTATTCCACCTCTTAGAAAGAAAAGAACTTAAATCAAAATACTTAATAGCATGGCGATACATTTATACAAAACTTCTACCCCAAGCACACGCAATGGAACCGTAGACAGTCGTCAAGTAAAATCCAATCCACGAAAT from Vigna angularis chloroplast DNA, complete sequence encodes the following:
- the ycf2 gene encoding hypothetical protein RF2, with amino-acid sequence MKGHQFKSWIFELREILREIKNSRYFLDSWTQLNSAGFFIHIFFHQESFIKLLDSRIWSILLSRNSQGSTSNRYFTIKYVVLFVVAVLIYRINNRKMVERKNPYLTRLLPIPMNSIGPKNDTLEESSESSNINRLIVPLLYLPKGKKISESSFLDPKESTRVLPITKKYIMPEFNWGSRWWRNWIGKKSDSSCKISNETIAGIEISFKAKDIKYLEFLFVYYMDDPIRKDHDWEFFDCLSPRKRRNIINLNSGQLFEILVKDWIYYLMFAFREKIPKEVEGFFKQQGTGSIIQSNDIEHVSHLFLRNKRAISLQNCAQFHMWQFRQDLFVSWGKSPHESDFLRNMSRENWIWLDNVWLGNKDRFFSKVRNVSSNLQYDSTRSSFIQVTDSSQLKGSSDQSKDSFDSIRNEDSKYHTLINQREIQQLKERSILCWDPSFLQTERTEIESERFLKILSGYSSMCRLFMEREKQMNNHLLPEEIEEFLGNPARATRSFFSDRWSELHLGSNPTDRSTRDQKLLKKEQKKHLAFSRRSEKKEIVNLFKIIMYLQNTVSIHPISSYRGCDMVPKGELDSSNKISFLNKNPFWGLFHLFHDRNRGRYTLHHDFESEDIFQEMADLFTLSITEPDLVYHKEFYFSMDSSGLDQKHFLNELLNSRDESKKHSLLVLPPLFYEENESFYRRIIKKWVQTSCGNNVEDPKPKIVVFASNNIMEAVNQYRLIRNLIQIQYSTHGYIRNVLNRFNCNFEYGIQRYQIGNDTLNHRTRMKYTINQHLSNLKKSQKKWFDPLILISRTERSMNWDPNVYRYKWSNGSKNFQEHLDYFISEQNSRFQVVFDRLHINQYSIDWSEVIDKKDLSKSLCLFLSKLLLFLPKFLLFLSNSLPSFFFVSFGGIPIHRSEIHIYELKGPNDPLCNQLLESIGLQIFHLKKRKPFLLDDQDTSQKSKFLINGGTISPFLFNKIPKWMIDSFHTRKNRRKSFDNTDSYFSMISHDPDNWLNPVKPFHRSSLIYYFYKANRLRFLNNQYNFCFYCNKRFPFYVEKARINNSDFTYGQFLKILFIRKKIFSFCDGQKKHAFLKRDTISPIELQVSNILIPNDFPQSGDEGYNFYKSFHFPIRYDPFVRGAIYSIADISGTPLTEGQIVHFEKTYCQPLSDMNIPDSEGKNLYQYLNFNSNMGWIHTPCSEKYFPSEKRKKRSSCLQKCLEKGQMYRTFQQDSVFSTLSKWNLFQTYIPWFLTSTGYKYLNFIFLDIFSDLLPILSSSQKFVSIFHDIMHGSDILWRIRQIPLCLPQWNLISEIPGNCFHNLLLSEEMTHRNNELLLISTHLRSLNVQEFFYSILFLLLVAGYLVRTHLLFVSRVYSELQTEFEKVKSLMIPSYMIELRKLLDRYPTSELNSFWLKNLFLVALEQLGDSLEEIRSFAFGSNMLWGGGPAYGVKSIRSKNQYWNLIDLISIIPNPINRIAFSRNTRHLSHPSKAIYSLIRKIKNVNGDWIDDQIESWVSNTDSIDDKEKEFLVQFSTLTTEKRIDQILLSLTHSDLLSKNNSGYQISEQPGAIYLRYLVDIQKKYLMIYEFNTSCLVERRIFLANYQTITYSQTLWGANSFHFPSHGKPFSLRLALPPPSRGILVIGSIGTGRSYLVKYLATNSYVPFITVFLNKFLDNKPKGFLIDDSDDIDDSDDIDDSDDIDDSDDSDDIDRDLDMELELLTMMNTLTMDMMPEIDRFSITFHFELAKAMSPCIIWIPNIHDLDVNESNYLSLGLLVNYLSRDCERCSTRNILVIASTHIPQKVDPALIAPNKFNTCIKIRRLLIPQQRKHFFTLSYTRGFHLEKKMSHTNGFGSTTMGSNVRDLVALNNEALSISIIQKKSIIDTNIISSVLHRQTWDFRSQVRSVQDHGILFYQIGRAISQNVLLSNCSIDPISIYMKKKSCDGGDSYLYKWYFELGTSMKKLTILLYLLSCSAGSVAQDLWSLLGPDEKNGITSYGLVEKNSDLVHGLLEVEGALVGSSRTEKDCSQFDKDRVTLLLRSEPRNPLNRIQNGSYSIVDQRFLYEKYESEFEEGGGVLDPQQIEEDFFNHIVWAPRIWRPWGFLFDCIERPNNLGFPYWARSFRDKRIIYDEEDELQENDSEFLQGGTMQYQIRDRSSKEQGFFRISQFIWDPADPLFFLFKDQPFVSVFSHRQFFTDEEMSRELLTSQTDLPTSIYKHWFIKNTQEKHFELLIHCQRWLRINSSSSKGFFPSNTLSESYQYLSNLFLSNEALLDQMTKTLLRKRWLFPDEIVVASCSNNESLV
- the rpl23 gene encoding ribosomal protein L23 — translated: MNGIKYAVFTDKSIRLLGKNQYTFNVESGSTRTEIKHWVELFFDVKVIAMNSHRLPVKGRRVRPIMGHTMHYRRMIITLQPGYSIPPLRKKRT